The Bacteroidota bacterium DNA window GGGGCGATGACGGAGCCGGCCGGGACGCCGGCCCCGCCGGTCATGGGGTCGCGGAGCCAGGCCTGAACGAGCCGGACGACGCGGCCGTCGCCGGCGACGGCGTGGACGAGGCGGAGGAGGCGCTCGCGGTCGATGGTCTCGAAGAAGTCTTTGACGTCGCCGCGGTAGACGTGGGACCGCCCGCTCTTGCGGTAAGCCTCGACGGCGCGGACGGCGTCGAGGTGGGACCGTCCTCGCCGGTACGCGAACGCGCTCGGGAGGAGGAGCCGGTCGACGGCCGGGCGGAGGGCGAAGAGGGCGGCCGTCTGGGCGATCCGGTCGCGCGCGGCGACGAGGAACACGGCGCGCGCGCCGCCGCCGCTCTTCTCGACGCTGATTCGGCGGAGCGGGCGGGGGGTGTAGGCGCCCGAGATCAGCTCGTGCTGGAGTTGTCGGAGGTCGGGCTCGCCGAGGTCGTCGGCGCGCTCGCCGTCGGAGCCGACCGTCGGCCGGCGCTCCTTGACGCGCCGGAGGGCGCGGGCGAGCGTGGGGAGCGAGGCGAGGTGGTCGAACATGGGAGTCTGGGGGTCTGGCGGTGGAGTGGCCGCACGGACAGGAAACCGGACGGGGTGTCGTGGCACGTCCGGTTTCCGAGGCGCCAGGCCACTCTGAGCGTGCACCGCCCCTCGTCCATGACTGCCCTCGTCGTCGTCGTTGCCCTGCTCCTCGGGTTCCGCGAGGCGGCGGGGTGCTTGCTGCGCGTGCTGGCGGTGGTGGCCGCGGCGGTGGTCGTGCTCGTCGTCCTGGCGCTCGCGCTGGGGTGGGCGCTCGGGCACGGCCTCGTCGACGCGGCCGCCGACGTCGACCTCCGGCTGCTCGTGGACCTCCTCGCCTCGCTGCTTTGATGGCCCGCTCCGCCCTCCCCCCCCGCACGACGTGGGTCCTTGCCGTCGTGGTCGTCCTCGCCGGGTGTGCGCCGTCGCCGTCCGGCGGGTCGATCCCGGTCTCGCCCGTGGCCGAGTGGGCCGGCGGGCTTGCAGGAGCGGCGGCGGGCGAGCGGTACGGGGCAGGTCGGGCGGCTCTGGGCGATCGGTTGACCGCGCGCGTGGACCGCCGGGCCGACGCCGTCGCGCGGTCGGTGCCTGTGAGCGCGCGGGGGTCCGTGCGCTCTCTGGCCGACCACCTGTCGGCCCACGCCGGCCCGACGATGCGCGGACGGACGCGGGCGGCGTTCCGGTTTGTGGCCGACCACGTGGCGTACGACGTCGCGGCGGTTCGGAGCGGGCCGCGCCCCTCGCAGCACCCCCGGGTCGTCCTGGGGTCGGGGTCCGCCGTGTGCGAGGGGTACGCGCGCTTGCTGGTCACGCTGCTCGACGCGATGGGCCTGGAGGTGGCGTACGTGACCGGCTGGGCCGACCTGGTGGGTCCGGGCGGCGGCGGGGGCCACGCCTGGGTCGCGGTTCGTCTCGCCGACGGGTGGTACTTGATGGACCCAACGTGGGCGGCCGGCGGAGTGAACTCTGGCGGCCGGTTCGTGCGGCGGTTCGACGCGGCGTGGTGGCTGGTGTCGCCAGAGCGGATGGTCCGGACGCATCGTCCGTTCGACCGGCGGTGGCGCCTTGGCGCCTGAGCCGTTCGGACCGCACGGCGTCACCGCATGGCATCTCGTTCCCCTGGTGCCCCTGAGCTTGAAATGGACCTGTTGACGATCGGCCTAGATTTCCCGCCCTGTGCGCCGACGGGCGTTCGCCTCCACGCCGTGGGCCTCGGCGAGGTGGACGAGATGCTCGCCAGGTACGGCCCCGCCTTCGACGGGGTGCTGATCGCGGCTGGGCTCCCCGGGGCGGAGGCCGCTGTCGCGGCGCTGCTGCCTGGCGTGCCCGTGGCCGTGGTCGCCGCTGGCGGCCTGGGGGGCGGCTCCGGGAACGCCGACCGGGCCGTAGTGGAGATGCTGACCCGGACGGGCGCCGTAGGGCCGGGGCCGTTGGTCGGGGGCGGGGGCGTCGCCGACGGGACCGCTTGGATGCCGAGTGAGCGCAGCGTGCGGTCGGTGTCGGCATGGCCGCTGGCGGCCCTGGGCCGCGTGGGCGGGCCGGTGGGCCAAGCGCTCGCTCGGTCGTGGCGGGCGACGCTCGCCGACGTGGTCGGGCGGCAGACCGAGGGGTGCGGTGTCGCCGTGCGGTATGTGGTCCGGGGCGGCACCCTCGGCGTGGGCGTCGTGGTGTGGGGCGAGGGCGTCGAGCCGTCGGAGGCGGTCGGTCGGCGGGAGGCCTTGGAGCGGGCACTGGCGCCCCTGTTGGCGCCGACCAGGAGCGACGCGGAGCGGCCGTACGTATTCGGGCGGCCGTCGGGTGAGCGGTCGGCCCTGTTACTCGGGGCCGGCGGCGTGGACCGGGCCGTCCGTCTGCGGGCGCCCTCGGCCGGAGAAATCATCGGGCAACTGGGACCGGTGCCGTGGGAGCCGAGCGTCGTGCTTGAGGGTGCAGAGGGGCTCGACCAGCCGACGGCCGCCGCGACTGCGGCCGTGGGGCCGCTCGTTCGCGTGATGCGGGACGCGGGGGTCGGCGGGTGCATCGAGGTGGCCGTCACGCCCGCCCCGTTGTCGGCGGCCGAGCGCGCGGCAGCGCTGGCGTTCGTGCGTGCCGTACGAGACGAGGGGAGCGCCGCCGTGCGGAGAGCGGTCGCCCGCGCGGCCCAGCTCGCGGTCGAGGGCACACGGACCCTCCGGGTGCGGGTGACGGCCGCGGGCGAGGGCAGCGTGCCGGAGGCGCTCCTGGTGGAGGCCGCGCGGGCGTGCGTCGGCGACCCTGCGACGGTAGACGCACTTGCGGTTGAGGTCGAGCGTGGAGGCGGGGCCGTGTGGTTCGGCAACGCAGACGGTGGCGGTCCGCTGGTCGAGCGGGCGCCCCCAGACGAGGCCGGGCGGCGGTTCGCGCTGCCCGTGCCCGAAGGGCGCGGGCTGTGGGGGATGCCCGTCGCGCCGCCGCCTCTGCCAGCGGCGCTGCCCACGCACGGCGTCCGGATCGGAACGGTGGTCGACTCCTCAGCCGGTGGGGCCCTGGTGCGACTGCCCGACGACGCGCTCCGTCGGCACCTCTACGTCGTCGGCGCGAGTGGGACCGGCAAGAGCCAGTTCCTGGTGCACCTGGCGTCGCGGCGAGCCGCCGAGGGCCGCGCTGTCCTCGTGATCGACCCGCACGGCGACACCACGTCGCGCGTCGCGCGGTCGGTGCACGCAGCGGGCCGGGAGGTCGTTGAGGTAGACCTGGGCGACCCTGAGAGCCCATGGCGGCTGAACCCCATCGAGGTCGACCCCGCGGTCCCGAACGCCCGGAGCGTGCTGGCGGAGGCGCTCCTGGACCTGTTCGGGCAACTCTGGGACATGCAGGAGGCGGGCGGCCCCATGTTCGAGACGTACTTCCGGAACGCCCTTTACCTAACGATGTCGAAAGGAAGCGAACCGGGCACGCTGCGCGACGTGTGGCGCGTCTTCTCGGACGAATCGTTCCGGACAGAGCTTTTGCTGGGGTGCGAGGACCGCGAGGTGGTCCGGTTCTGGACACGGACGGCAGGCCGAGCCGGGGGTGAAGCGTCGCTCGAGAACATTGCCCCGTACGTGCTGTCGAAGCTGTCGCCCCTCGTCTCGAACGACGCGCTGGCACACCTGGTGGCTGCGCCGCGATCGACGCTGGACGTGGGTGAGTTGCTGGAGGGCGGGTCGTGCGTGGTCGTACGGCTGGACAAGGGGCGGCTAGGGTCGTACGGGTCGCGCCTCGCCGGAACGGTCCTGCTGTCGCGTGTCTTGCTGGCCGCGATGCGGCGCCCGAGCGACGCCGACGACGCCCTCGTGGTGGTCGACGAGTTCCAAAACTTCGTGACGCCGCAGATGGGCGAGCTGTTGGCTGAGGCGCGGAAGTTCAGGGTCCAGTTCGCGCTGGCGCATCAGACGCTCGCGCAGGTCCCGGAGCGGCTGTTGCAGACCGTGCTCGGGAATGCGGGCAACATCTGCGTGTTTCGGCCGGGCGTCCACGACGCGACCCGGCTGGCGCCGTACCTAGCGCCGGAGTACAACGTGGAGCGGTTGCTGGCACTCCCCAACTTCAGGGCGGCGAGCCGGGTGCTGGTGGCCGGGGCGCCGAGCGCGGCATTCGAGCTCAGGAGCGATCCACCGGAGTAGACCGACCTCGCGGGGGGTCGCTCTGAGGGCCGACAGCGCAGGCCCTGGAGCCTCGCGGAACGTGCTGGCCGCGCTGCATCCGCGCTCTGCCAGCAAGAGGCGGGACCACCGCCCAACGAGAAGAGATCAGGCGTCTGAGCGCGGTCGGCCGGGGATCAAATCGCGGCGGAACGCGCGGAGCGTCGAGAGGACGGCCGGGCGCATGGCGTCCTCAGCGACGCCTGCTGCCAGCTCGTCCTGGTACCAGGCGTGGACCTGCGGGGCCTCCGACGCCAGGCGGGCGACGGCGCGAGCGGTGAGGGCGTCCCGCTCCGCCTCGGGGAGCGCGGCGAACGCCTCGTCGAGGGCGCGGTCACGGGCCTCTCCCCTCTCGCGCTCCGCCTGCGCGGCCTGGGCCTTTCGCTCCTCGCGCTGGCGGCGCTTCTCGGCCTGTGCCTGCTTCGCTCGAGCCTGCTTCTGCTCGGCCTCTTGGACGACGGCGGGCGTGCCGGACGTGGCCGCGTAGTCGTTGCGGACGGCGTCGATGGTGAACGCGGCGACGCGGTCCACGGGTCGGGCCGTGTCCTTGCGGCGCGCGATCTCGCGCTCGACGTGATCGAGGTTGCGAGAGACGCGGTCGGGGTCGAACTCGGTCGAGAGGTCGAGGGCCTGGGCCTGGCTCAGCCCGAACGAAACGAGGCGGCGCTGGAGCGGGCCGAGGAGAGCGTCGGCGTCGGGCGCGAGGGCGCGGGGGTCGGGAAGCTCGCGGGGGAACTCGCCGACGGCCGACGCCTGGGCGGCGGCGCGGGAGGCCGAGCCGGCGAGGTCGAGCGCGAGCTGGTCGTTCTCCTGGATCGAGAACTTGAGGGCGACGACGCGGCGCTTCTCGCGCTTCCGGTCCATCTCGACGCGGATGTCCGAGTAGCGGTTGACCTCCTCGACGGCCGGTTTGAGCACGTCGCGGTTGAGGTACTTGAACTGGTCGTACTGGCCGGGCTCGACGCCGAGGAGGTCGCGCCAGCGGTCGAGGTCGATCCAGCCCGTCGAGCCGACCTTGCGGAAGCGGACGCAGTTCTCGTAGAGGGCGAGGGCGTAGCCCGACCCGAAGCGCTCCTGGACCGAGAGGTTGATCCGGGCGTAGATCTCGGGGTTGTAGAGCTTGCGCCGGAGGTCGGGGGCGTAGCGGCACGTCCCGTTTTTGACGACGGCCTGGGCGAGGAAGGTGGAGACGCCCCACTCCTCGGCGCCCTCTGCATCGAGGAGGTTCCAGGTGATGGTCGTGCCCGCCAGCGCTTCGAGCGCCTCGCGGAGGAGCGCGTGGTCGTTGGAGTCGAAGCCCGCGACCTCGGCGAGGGTTTGGAGGCGGATCTCGTGCTCGAACACCTCGGGGTTGGGGAGGTCCTCGTAGGCGCGGAGGAGGAGGACGTTCGAGACCTTCCGCTGAAGGAGCGAGAGCTGGCCTTTGACGTGGACCGCACCGACGTGTTTTTTCAACTCCCCACGTCGGGCGGGGAGGACCTCGGGCTGGACGGAGGCGCTCGGGGTCGGCATCGGGCTGCGAGAAGGATACGGCAAAGGTGATCTGCCGAGCCTCCACCCTCTCACCTGTTATCCACAGGAGCACTGATCCCGTAGAGGGTCACCTTTCGCTCTCCCGTGGACGGTCACCTTTGGCCGATTCGAGCCCCAAAGGTGAGGGTTTACGGGAGGGATCGGTCTCCCGTAGGCTCTCACCTTACATCCCGTAGACGGTCACCTTTGCTCCCGTAGGCTCTCACCTTTCGTCCCGCTGACGGTCACCTTTCCCCCCGGAACGCTGTGCAGCGCAGGGATTTGCCGGGCGCAAACGTATTTAAACTTCTTCTAAACCCTTTTAAACGACGACGAGTCCCGCAAACGGTCACCTTTCGCCCTCCCGCGCCGCGCGTAGGTGAGGGTTTACGGGATGGAGGGTGATGCCCGATTGGCGAGGCAACCGCCCTTGCGTCCCGTAAACGGTCACCTTTTGAGCGTGAGAGCGTCGCCGGGTAGCTTCGGGATCTCGCTGTCCACCCCCTCCCTCTCCCGATGCCAGGAGGACGTCCGATCACCCTCTTCTCCGGCTACGACCAGAAGGAGAACCGGGTCACGAACTACGCGATCCTCCTGCTCCGGATGCTCTACCGGGAGAGCCCGGCCTACCTCGCTGAAGCACTGGCGGACCTGACCGGGCGGGATCTAGGGTAGCAGGCAGAAACGTGTAACCACCTGCAAGAGGAGCGGGCCGCTCACCTCAGACCTGACCGCGCACGGACGAGCTCGGGCCGGACGTCGTAGGCCCCATAGAGCGTGACGTTCTCCCACTGCACCGGGCTCACGTGCGCCAACAGCCCGAAGTCCGGCGCGGCTGGATCGTCTGCGGCCTCTCCGACCACGCGCTCGATCTCCCGGATCTGCCAGTAGACGATGCATGCGAGGATCAGCGTGAGGCAGCTCGCCGTCGACGCCTGACGCCGGAAGTCCCGCTGGTCCGCCCGCCCCCGCTTCCCGTAGAACACCGCCCGCGCCAGCGCGTGGAACTCCTCCGACTTCAGGAGCCCGCGTCGGACCCGCCGCCGGAGTTCTGGCCGCCCGAGGTAGTCGAGGACGTACTCCGTCTTGACGAGCCGCCCGAGTTCGCGGAACGCGCGGTAGAAGTGGTTGGCCCCGCCGAAGGCGACGACCCGCTTCATGGCCGTCGACGCCGTCGTGTGCCCGGTGGCGAGCGAGCACACGAACCGCCCGATCCGGTCCCACTCCTCCTCGATCCACCTCAGCCGGAGCCTGCGGTCGCGGGCGGAGAGCATGGGCCAGAGCGGGCCGTACCGCTCGGCGTCGTCGGAGGCCCGGTAGACCCGCTGCTTGTGGAGGCCACGAATGCGGGGCGCGAACCGCTTCCCCAGAAGTGCGAACGCCGCGAACTGCACCTCGGTGTAGCCGTGGGTGTCGGTGTAGTGCTCGTCGATCTCGAGGTCGGACTCGTGGTAGAGCAGCCCGTCGAGGACGTAGCCCGAGTCCCGCTCGGCGCTCTCGATGGGCGTCGAGAAGTACGGCGCGTAGTTGTCGGCGATGAAGGTATAGAACTCCAGGGCGTAGTCGCTCATGCGGTGGCTGTACGTCCGCCTGAGCGTCTTCCGGGGGAAGAGGAACCGCTGGCCGTCCGACGACGAGGTCTTCCCCTCGCCCCAAACGCGGGCGGTGTCGAGGCCTGCGATCCCGTTCACGACGGCCGCGAGCGCGGCCCGGAGCGCGTCGTCGTGGAGGTGCCAGTCGGCGAGCCGCTTGATCCGGTCGTAGCTGACCCCGTCGGTGAGCTCCGCCATCGTCTGCGGCCCGAGGTTGCACCCGAACGCGATGAGCGCCGAGACGGCCTCGCACACGGCCTCGGCCGAGCGGTTGTCAACGCTCCCCGTGGGTGTCGTGAGGGGCCGGGTGAAGCCGAGCGCGTTGTCGACCTCGATCAGGAGGTCGGGAAGTCGGACCCGCCTCGTCCGGCGCGCGAGCCACGCCTTCAGATCCGCGAGCCGGGCCTCGCCGTCGTCGCCGAGGACGCTTGCCGGGTCGTAGGGGTCCGCTGCCCAACGATCTCGGACCGCGTTGTGCCGGCCGTCGAGCCGACCATCCGCGCCTGGATCGAGAAGGCCGACCCGGCCGCCGCCAGCGCCGACGCCGACCGCGACGAGCTGAGGCGGCTGCGCAAGGAGATCCGGCGGCTCCAGCAGGAGCACGACATCGGCGAGGCGGAATCGCCCGCCACAAAAGCCGCGGCCTGGTTTGCGAGGGAGACCGGCTCGATTGCGGAAGTAGCTTCCGCACCCGCAGGGCGTTCGAGTTCGTGAGACCGCACCAGGCCACCTTCCCCGTCGCGCTCATGGCCGACGTCCTCCGTGTCTCCCGGAGCGGCTTCTACGCATGGC harbors:
- a CDS encoding transglutaminase domain-containing protein, which produces MARSALPPRTTWVLAVVVVLAGCAPSPSGGSIPVSPVAEWAGGLAGAAAGERYGAGRAALGDRLTARVDRRADAVARSVPVSARGSVRSLADHLSAHAGPTMRGRTRAAFRFVADHVAYDVAAVRSGPRPSQHPRVVLGSGSAVCEGYARLLVTLLDAMGLEVAYVTGWADLVGPGGGGGHAWVAVRLADGWYLMDPTWAAGGVNSGGRFVRRFDAAWWLVSPERMVRTHRPFDRRWRLGA
- a CDS encoding DUF87 domain-containing protein — protein: MDLLTIGLDFPPCAPTGVRLHAVGLGEVDEMLARYGPAFDGVLIAAGLPGAEAAVAALLPGVPVAVVAAGGLGGGSGNADRAVVEMLTRTGAVGPGPLVGGGGVADGTAWMPSERSVRSVSAWPLAALGRVGGPVGQALARSWRATLADVVGRQTEGCGVAVRYVVRGGTLGVGVVVWGEGVEPSEAVGRREALERALAPLLAPTRSDAERPYVFGRPSGERSALLLGAGGVDRAVRLRAPSAGEIIGQLGPVPWEPSVVLEGAEGLDQPTAAATAAVGPLVRVMRDAGVGGCIEVAVTPAPLSAAERAAALAFVRAVRDEGSAAVRRAVARAAQLAVEGTRTLRVRVTAAGEGSVPEALLVEAARACVGDPATVDALAVEVERGGGAVWFGNADGGGPLVERAPPDEAGRRFALPVPEGRGLWGMPVAPPPLPAALPTHGVRIGTVVDSSAGGALVRLPDDALRRHLYVVGASGTGKSQFLVHLASRRAAEGRAVLVIDPHGDTTSRVARSVHAAGREVVEVDLGDPESPWRLNPIEVDPAVPNARSVLAEALLDLFGQLWDMQEAGGPMFETYFRNALYLTMSKGSEPGTLRDVWRVFSDESFRTELLLGCEDREVVRFWTRTAGRAGGEASLENIAPYVLSKLSPLVSNDALAHLVAAPRSTLDVGELLEGGSCVVVRLDKGRLGSYGSRLAGTVLLSRVLLAAMRRPSDADDALVVVDEFQNFVTPQMGELLAEARKFRVQFALAHQTLAQVPERLLQTVLGNAGNICVFRPGVHDATRLAPYLAPEYNVERLLALPNFRAASRVLVAGAPSAAFELRSDPPE
- a CDS encoding RepB family plasmid replication initiator protein, whose protein sequence is MPTPSASVQPEVLPARRGELKKHVGAVHVKGQLSLLQRKVSNVLLLRAYEDLPNPEVFEHEIRLQTLAEVAGFDSNDHALLREALEALAGTTITWNLLDAEGAEEWGVSTFLAQAVVKNGTCRYAPDLRRKLYNPEIYARINLSVQERFGSGYALALYENCVRFRKVGSTGWIDLDRWRDLLGVEPGQYDQFKYLNRDVLKPAVEEVNRYSDIRVEMDRKREKRRVVALKFSIQENDQLALDLAGSASRAAAQASAVGEFPRELPDPRALAPDADALLGPLQRRLVSFGLSQAQALDLSTEFDPDRVSRNLDHVEREIARRKDTARPVDRVAAFTIDAVRNDYAATSGTPAVVQEAEQKQARAKQAQAEKRRQREERKAQAAQAERERGEARDRALDEAFAALPEAERDALTARAVARLASEAPQVHAWYQDELAAGVAEDAMRPAVLSTLRAFRRDLIPGRPRSDA
- a CDS encoding Tn3 family transposase, with product MLLLEPPDLLAQPPQLVAVGVGAGGGRVGLLDPGADGRLDGRHNAVRDRWAADPYDPASVLGDDGEARLADLKAWLARRTRRVRLPDLLIEVDNALGFTRPLTTPTGSVDNRSAEAVCEAVSALIAFGCNLGPQTMAELTDGVSYDRIKRLADWHLHDDALRAALAAVVNGIAGLDTARVWGEGKTSSSDGQRFLFPRKTLRRTYSHRMSDYALEFYTFIADNYAPYFSTPIESAERDSGYVLDGLLYHESDLEIDEHYTDTHGYTEVQFAAFALLGKRFAPRIRGLHKQRVYRASDDAERYGPLWPMLSARDRRLRLRWIEEEWDRIGRFVCSLATGHTTASTAMKRVVAFGGANHFYRAFRELGRLVKTEYVLDYLGRPELRRRVRRGLLKSEEFHALARAVFYGKRGRADQRDFRRQASTASCLTLILACIVYWQIREIERVVGEAADDPAAPDFGLLAHVSPVQWENVTLYGAYDVRPELVRARSGLR